In a single window of the Balneolaceae bacterium genome:
- a CDS encoding succinylglutamate desuccinylase/aspartoacylase family protein, translated as MVINKEAIALGEHRELHLTVARLPTHTPIDLPVHVYRGEQEGPVLLLTGGLHGDEINGIEIIRRMISRGQLHLRRGAVIAIPLVNLYGFIQNVRGLPDGKDINRSFPGAKGGSLARLLAHTLMNQILPRADYGIDFHTGGASRANFPQVRSVLDVPENAELARAFAPPVILHSSLIDKSFRKAAHKKGKHILVYETGESHRLDEEGIRLGIEGTLRVMKHLEMRESAPEAGETQIYRKSTWVRARYAGLFRSRVAAGDTVRHRQVVGHINDPYGTEQYKVSAPRSGRVIGLNHAPVVHKGDALMHLAYNE; from the coding sequence ATGGTCATCAACAAAGAGGCCATAGCTCTGGGCGAGCACCGGGAACTGCATCTCACCGTCGCCCGGCTGCCCACCCACACCCCCATTGATCTCCCCGTGCACGTGTATCGCGGGGAGCAGGAGGGGCCCGTACTGCTGCTGACCGGGGGACTGCACGGCGATGAGATCAACGGCATCGAAATAATTCGCCGCATGATCAGCCGCGGGCAGCTGCACCTCCGGCGCGGCGCCGTGATTGCCATCCCCCTGGTCAACCTCTACGGGTTTATACAGAATGTGCGTGGCTTACCGGACGGCAAGGACATCAACCGCAGCTTTCCCGGGGCGAAAGGGGGGTCGCTGGCCCGCCTGCTGGCCCATACCCTGATGAACCAGATTCTGCCCCGCGCAGACTACGGCATTGATTTTCACACGGGCGGCGCCTCAAGGGCCAACTTCCCGCAGGTTCGAAGCGTCCTCGACGTCCCCGAAAACGCCGAGTTGGCCCGCGCCTTTGCCCCTCCGGTCATCCTGCACAGCTCGCTCATAGACAAATCCTTTCGGAAGGCGGCCCACAAAAAGGGCAAGCATATCCTGGTCTACGAGACTGGCGAGTCCCACCGCCTGGACGAGGAGGGTATCCGGCTGGGCATCGAGGGCACGCTGCGAGTGATGAAACACCTTGAGATGCGCGAGTCCGCCCCCGAAGCGGGCGAGACGCAGATCTACCGCAAGAGCACCTGGGTGAGGGCCCGGTACGCCGGGCTCTTTCGTTCGCGCGTGGCGGCCGGCGATACCGTACGGCACCGCCAGGTGGTGGGACACATTAACGATCCCTACGGCACGGAGCAGTACAAGGTGAGCGCGCCCCGCTCGGGCAGGGTGATCGGGCTGAACCACGCGCCCGTGGTGCACAAGGGGGACGCGCTGATGCACCTTGCCTACAACGAATAA
- a CDS encoding DUF952 domain-containing protein: MERQDIIFHLVSEKEWKERQERGTYRPPSLQEAGFVHCSAGRQLEEVANRLYPGERKMLLLVIDVASLEPEVRYEEGEEGGDELFPHVYGPLNTGAVIDKIKLRPEDDGTFKIAFDTKD, encoded by the coding sequence ATGGAACGACAGGATATCATTTTTCACCTGGTCAGCGAAAAGGAATGGAAAGAACGGCAGGAGAGAGGCACCTACCGTCCGCCGTCGCTGCAGGAGGCGGGCTTTGTCCACTGCTCGGCAGGACGGCAGCTGGAGGAGGTTGCCAACCGTCTCTACCCCGGTGAGCGCAAGATGCTGCTGCTGGTTATCGACGTGGCCTCGCTGGAGCCCGAAGTAAGATACGAGGAGGGGGAGGAGGGAGGCGATGAGTTGTTTCCCCACGTCTATGGTCCCCTCAACACCGGGGCGGTCATAGACAAGATCAAGCTGAGGCCGGAGGATGACGGTACTTTCAAAATAGCTTTTGATACCAAGGACTAA